Proteins from a single region of Companilactobacillus farciminis KCTC 3681 = DSM 20184:
- a CDS encoding CsbD family protein — protein sequence MSIESKEDMIKGKTNQAVGKASGNDKQELKGKAQEAIGKAKERVDETVDKVAEKINKKN from the coding sequence ATGAGTATTGAAAGTAAAGAAGATATGATTAAAGGTAAAACGAATCAAGCAGTTGGCAAAGCTTCTGGCAATGATAAGCAAGAATTAAAAGGCAAGGCTCAAGAAGCCATCGGCAAAGCTAAAGAACGAGTTGATGAAACAGTCGACAAGGTTGCCGAAAAGATTAATAAAAAAAATTAA